The proteins below come from a single Candidatus Kirkpatrickella diaphorinae genomic window:
- the rfbC gene encoding dTDP-4-dehydrorhamnose 3,5-epimerase, with translation MKVTRLDIPDVILVTPPKFGDARGFFSETYNAARYEEAGITLPFVQDNQSLSRQKGVVRGLHCQLAPYEQGKLVRCTQGAIWDVAVDARSGSPTYGKWVGAELSEENWSQLWVPPGFLHGFMTLTDHVMVQYKCTSVYDKASERAVIWNCPHLGIKWPLPTSDIVLSEKDREAPHFTEVKNWFKY, from the coding sequence ATGAAAGTCACACGACTGGACATCCCCGATGTCATCCTCGTCACGCCGCCAAAATTCGGCGATGCGCGCGGGTTTTTCTCCGAAACCTACAATGCGGCACGTTATGAAGAGGCCGGGATCACGCTTCCTTTTGTGCAGGATAATCAAAGCCTGTCGCGCCAGAAAGGCGTGGTGCGCGGGCTGCATTGCCAACTGGCCCCTTATGAGCAGGGTAAACTTGTGCGCTGCACACAGGGCGCGATCTGGGACGTGGCGGTGGATGCGCGCTCTGGCTCCCCGACATACGGGAAATGGGTCGGCGCGGAATTATCAGAGGAAAACTGGTCTCAACTCTGGGTGCCGCCGGGGTTTCTACATGGTTTCATGACTCTGACGGATCACGTGATGGTGCAATATAAGTGCACCTCTGTCTATGACAAAGCTTCTGAACGTGCCGTTATCTGGAATTGCCCGCATCTCGGTATCAAATGGCCGTTGCCGACCTCCGATATTGTCCTGTCGGAAAAGGACCGGGAAGCGCCTCATTTCACGGAAGTCAAAAACTGGTTCAAATATTGA